The Amaranthus tricolor cultivar Red isolate AtriRed21 chromosome 14, ASM2621246v1, whole genome shotgun sequence DNA window tTTACTCTTTAACTCATTCATTACtttcaattttctttcttcttcttcgtattctttttctttcatcAATCATTTGGCTTTctttacatgtattattatatattacttTTTCTCCTTTATAGTATTTTTCAATCTTTAGCCATTTTATATGTACAAATTACAAACAACTATTATACTTTAGACGTCAGATTCGTAAGGGAAGGTTGATAAGAGcgtaaatatattataaactcatttcacaaggtaattctcaatgtccttTCAATTAGATTATCCTGTTAGCCGTTAGTGTTTATGtactaagtgataattaatgtgtttaaaagTGATGTGTGATTTCGTATGATATTATACTTTATATGTTAAATTCTCAAATGATATTTAATACTATTTTGTCAAATTTTAatctataattttattattttggtgaaatttataatattatttcaataatgattatttttaaatgcggttaaatttgaaagagaattatttataattttgattcCTGTTGCCACCAAGTGATGTTAAAATCGTGATTTGGCAAATGAAATTTCAATTCGATATTCTTGggatatatttttaattgtgaaaattaatgatcataaataaattatataatatatgtttgtgtgatcaccactaattattaaaatatattaaattacgtaaattGAAACAAGAGGGAAATAAAACTCTTATATTTGTTATGAttcaagtataagggtgatgaacacgttgccctgtttggttagtatagctgccgacatatatttttatttctcatacttgatacgatgtttggtcttccttctatttgttgtgattaaAGTAGAAGGTGTATGTACACTAAGGTCACCTAAGACTACTCTACtagccttgaattatttggggtggcGACCTCTTCATGAGTAGGTATTGGGATAAAGGCTCGGTCAACTGGCATTcttgttccctcaaattaataattagatatatgtgtttgtcatcattaactatcaaattaattaattggttgatgtgatattatattgtttccacaaattgattttttttaagtcagttatatattatgttttaaaattattttcaactcgattatattttattttcctaaattattttcaaacttaacTGTTTTATGGGATAAAGTTGGaaaaattactcaattttcttattctgggagtttttcccttgtctttcttgcatttttatttttacaggTTATTGATCACGTGGGGTTCGTGGAGTGCGGTTCACCtagataattattttttgttagtaGTCATGTATTAAAATTTCACTTTCAGTTGTAAGAattgtttaatgtttaattatataaaattattttatagttgtttagccttatatttatttcttatcagaAATAGATGTGGCAGTAACGCTATCATGATTAGGTTTTAGTTTATGTTTTTCCATAAAAATCCTATTTAAAATTTGACCTGATTATGGGAGTGTTTCACAAAGTTACTAAAGTCGCAAAATCAtcgggaggttctagctccaaaagaaaggtcacttcAACTCCGTCATTGTCAATAACATCTTCGGTTAGTAATTGTGATCCAACTTATCAAGAAAGAATACCACAAAGAATTAGACGATTATGTAGAAGAAAtggaaaatgaaacaaaaattgaagaagaagaagaggaaccaacgaacCCTATTGGTATAATTAGATCTCGAAAATCATCAACGAGATCACAAgaattacaacaacaacaacaacaacaataacaataacaagctcgtggtaaacaaGTCAATTTTCAAAGtgtcggttagttttataattttattcttcaaattaattaaattttaaattattatttatttatatattgtggtatttgagtatgtctttatgtttaaatttagatgaagagaAACCAGTAAGATAACCTTTTTAGAAAATGccacctcaaaaggatagagtTGTTTTACATGTGTAGTCATATTTATCAAAGCAACCAACCAACAATccggatgttttcttatgcactagTCAAattgtgaaagtcaaggggtAAAATCATTAGTTTCATGCAATTTCTGcaaaggtaaatactttttaagttttgataaatgatatttatattttctaaattaagaatgtattaaaaattcatttgttgtgctttgtgaatacgtgttaggtggtggtacaaGATCTTTGAACAAACATTTAGCAAACAAACATGGTCACAAAAAAAACTAATGCAACAAGCGGCAGCGGAACCAAAAGTGGAAGCCGATAGTGGACAATGGAAATCCCCGGCGGAGGTATGCCAGCTTAATATAATAGTAATGAAATCATTGATGAATAAATTCCTATGAGtagccatttaaccatggtgaaagtaaggCTTGTGAatattacactagaaaaactttgcaacacAATATAGAGTGATCTCTACGAGCACTCTTAAACGGtgcacaataaaattatatcaacTAAATCATTATGAATCATGAGAaataatcttttaatggtagggttagcataacaactgatatttagTCTGCTCCTCCACATTCAAAACCTTATTTGTGTGTAATTGCACATTAGATAGGTCATTACTAATTAgtttaaaaaagaataattggtTTTAAGTTAATGCCTAAAAAACATACTGGtaataacataaaatatagattaatatagatatgtaaagaatgaaacttgttagataaaatattttgttgttctcgGATAACGCAACTGCCAACATTACATACattgaacttttgtataacgaaccaattttcaattttatccttggtggtagattaatgcacatacgttgttgtgatTATATTATTAACTTATCATGCCaagtaggtataaaataattaagaccaTTATGGACataaaaaagtatattggtCGTTAGAAACCCCGACACGTTGGGGCTCGACCCATGATCTACTAAAGTGACTATTGTATATTGTCctgttataacacaactgtatagtgagtgCATGGATAGCCGTATAAGTAATGGAACATAGGAATTAGCTATAGACGTacaaaaaatattagaagcgtatgaccacgcaactaagattttttcatatgtttacgaactaAGTCGATTCTTTCATTACTATTTTTTTCCATCTACTTAACcattcgcatgatgatactaataattttttaaagtggaTTCTTGCATATGTAGTGGATaaatggaagacatattttattgtttttcttcatatttatggaatcgcgaTAATTTTAGACTCGTGTTTTAAGACGGAAAATCTTACTAATTTAATAGAATTTTATTACCAATCATTTAATCGTCCACATAGTGATGTACATAACTATGTTGGAAACTGCAAAAAGCTTTTAGCAGAACTTATGATTACtattctagtgtatataacTTAAGTCACGATACGTTTAGGTGTTCTAGTGTCTCGGTAcgtcccacttattataatccaatagtagctaacataataagccaagatgatagttttgtagggcCATTTTCTTCCTCACCCTCCACtttatttagaactagataattatcttaaacatcactttgagaTTGAACAAgatagttttaatattttagaatgatggaaagaaaaatcaataaaattccccGTATTATCATAATTGCAAAGGATAATCTTGCAATTCTTGCTTTCACTATTGTGTCAGAGTTTGCTTTTAGTTCAGGTAAAAGAATTCTTGATGAAAAAAGATCTTGTCTTACTCCACATACTATTCAAATATTTGTTTTCAAGAAAGATTAGGATCAAGCAGAGGTCCGAACACAAAAACtcaagaatgatgatgatcaatggatgatgatggatacatctgcatcatcatcTGGAGGGGAGGTAGTGAAAGCATCGGaccaacaagatgatgatgatgaagaagaatcgAATCATGAATATCAAACATCGATCAATTAAccttcaacaactacaaataaaaggtatgacaaagaactatgtGAGCTTTGTTCCTTCGGGATATGTAGGCAGCTTAGCATTCCTTTGGGATATGAGGTTCAAGtctattttctccctcttttttttattaaccatgtttattttttttattaatttaggtttttttccttctttttagtaaatattttaataacaatgacaatcaatgaatttcgctagtaatcaagtaatcaacaAAGGTACGTCCACATTATTatagtatatttatattatatttaaagcaaaaataaGAATGAAACTGATGGTCCAACCAGCCCAACCCGAGAGTTGGAACCACCGGAACCGCCTCCTGAACCATCAAGGAACCGTTTTGGAACCGCTTGGAACCCAAAACGTTCAAATCAGTATCCAAATGGAACCAGAACCAGGTGGAGCCGGAACCGTGAcgaaaccggcccaacccgAATTGTATCAGTAGTCTGATCCAATATCCTTAGAAACATCGTGTAAACAAATAATCTCATTGAAATAAGCTTCTCCCAACTCCTCAATTCATGCTTTTTTATAGGTATAAACCGAGCAATCATGGTCGACCTTTCCACAATAACCCATATAGATATATTTCAAACTCTTATGATCATTAAAGAACTTACACGACCATGCATATAATGACTTCATATTTTTAGCAAAAACACAACCACAGCAAATTCGAGATTGTGAGTAGGATAATTCCTTGCATGATAACTTCAAACAATAACTTTCCCATGTTGTATTAAGACACCCCCTAACCCATCCTTCGATGCATCATTATATACTTTAAacttatatataccttcaagaggTAACGTGAAAACTATATAAATTTTCAAGctttatttttaatgctttAAAAGATTTTTCACATTCCTCGAAATATTTGAACTTGATGTCCTTCCTATTTTGTTTGGTCAAAAGCAAGGTTTCACAAATCTCTTGCAATAACCAGTAAGACCCAAAAATTTCCAAACCTCCGAcacacatatatttttttttaccttattCAAATCATGATAATCAATACATAAACATATACTCCTGTTTACTTTTCATACGAGAGAAGTAGCTTATGGAGAGACATTAGGTCTAATGAAATCCTTATCTATTAACTCTTACAATTGAGTTTACAACACTTGATATGGAGTGGCGCTCTTCTGCtgcatttttctcatttttaaaGCTGACATAATTTCAATTCTTTTTGCACAACCACACCAAAATTTGATATTCTCCTCTTATGGGTCCCAACAACACAATCCTTTAGTGTCAGTAATAAAATGTGGCATAACATTCTGAGATTCAGTCGATACCGAGAACGACATCAAACTCGATCATTGGAAATTTGTCAAGGTCAACTTGTATTTCACAGACAAAAGGTAGTACAGATATATCCTTAAATGTTCTATTATAAGGATATTTTTTCTGGGAGAGTAGTAGGAGTCCTTACTACTAAGGTAGCAAATAAATCAACTTTCAATTACATTTacagcccgtttggttgatggtaatgaagtaatgggaatgaaatgttgtaatggcaatagtaatgaaggaatggatatgagaattggtaatgaagattcttttatttggtgtgcatgactaaagaatggtaatggaagataatattccattgattgcatttggttgttagtaataaaaaatggtaatgactcttagtttcattattgtatatttgtatctaaaagcattattgtatctaaattattctaataatgattctttttttaataataatatttttttggataattacatacattaccttttttttcttcattattttttttcttcagctcgaaacaacattaccttattttattaccacagtaatacttcattaccattaccgcctaataccatgttgtttgatggtaatgaaaatgaccctttttggtaatttcattaccttattttattaccatccattaccattgaaaacaaccaaaattttcattacttaattttattaccattatcgcCCTCTAATActatgtaccaaacgggccgttagttTATGCTTTTGGAGCATCCAATCAAAAAGCTTTACTTAATTCAATGCAATCTCGATTTCTTTCTACCTAAGTTACCTTACACTAGTTAGTATAGATATATTTCTAAATGTTCTATTATAAGGATTTTCAAATGACATTATTTTTAGGGATTTACGGaaagaaattttaatttattaaaaagtctTAATTTGACTCTGTCAAAAGACCTAGAACTCTAGTTAAAGTAAAGTCGAAGGATGTAAAATTCAACTCGAGTTGGAAGTTAGGTGAAGTAAGTTCAATTCTTTTCGCGAAAGTCGAAGTATGCGCACTCCGATCTAATCCTCATAATCACATACTCGCACTCATAAATTAGGAATCTGATGCATTATTCTGCAGGATAACTTCCTTCAAAAATAGAAAGAATACCAAATAAAAACCCAAATGAGACCTGTAGTAAACAACCTACTTATTTCATGATCTAAAACGTTATCTTAGCAGATCCAAACACAACCAAATGAATGCATTATTTCGTAGAACAAActatgttttttatattaaagCAAACTATAGTCCTACAAGGATTTTCAGTAGTTGGCTAGCGAGTGATGTGCACATTAGAGACCATCATGATTACATTCATCTGCTGAAAAACTGTTGGACTAGAAATACTTTGAAAGAAATTCATGCCCAGATTATCATTGGTGGTTACGAGCAAAACATATTTGTTGCTACTAGACTAATCGATAAATACATTAATGTATCTACAAGTTCAAGTATGGAAGATGCACAGAAGGTGTTCGATATATTGCTTGAAAGAGATAATTTCTTATGGAATTTGCTTTTACAGGGGTATTCAAAGTATGGGCCTTTAAACAGTGCATTGAGATCCTTTATTCAAATGCGGGTTTCTGGTTTTCCATTGGATGAATATACATTTCCGTTCATGTTAAAAGCGTGTGGTGGagcaaatgaaattaaaatggGTATGGCGATTCATGGGCAAACAATAAAATCTGGCTACGCTTCTGATCTATTTGTGGGTAATGCACTTGTAGCTTTCTATGGGAAATGTCAACAAGTTAGTTCATCTAGGAAGGTTTTTGATGAAATGCCACAAAAAGATATTGTTAGTTGGAACTCAATGATCTCGGTTTATGTGACTAATGATCTTCCTTGTGAGGCTCTTAAACTGTTTCATCTAATTCTGAATGTCGAAACAGTTTCACCTGATAGAGCTACATTGGTGAGTATTCTTCCGGCTTGTGCTCAACTGTCAGCTGTTAAAGAAGGGCTGTGCATTCATTCCTGCATCGTAAAATCCTGTATGAAACTCGACGCTGTCTTAGGTAGCGGTCTTATATCACTGTATGCAAATATTGGGCGATTAAAGACTGCAAAATTGATATTCGATCGAGTCCCTGATAAGAACATTGTGATTTGGAATACGATGATTAAAGCGTATGGAACACATGGCCATGCGGATGAGGCTCTCAAGTTGTTTTACCAACTTGTTGATGCTGGATTAAGCCCAGATGACAtgatatttttgtgtttactgTCAGCGTGTAGTCATGCAGGGATGATTTCAGAAGGTTTGTCTCTGTTCAAGAAGATGGAAAAATACGGAGTTAAAAGAAATCACTTACATTATGCTTGTGTAGTTGATTTATACAGTCGTGCAGGACTAATAGACAAAGCACTCGAAATTGTTAGGACTATGCCTGTACAGGCGGAGAAGGATGCTTACGGTGCCTTGCTCGGTGCTTGTAGGATACATAATAATATTGAAATTGCAGAAATAGCTGTGAAAAAGCTGTTCGAGTTGGACCCTGAAAATGCTGGGCGATATCTTATATTGATCAAGATGTATGAAGATGCAGGTCGGGTTGAGGATGCTGctagattaagaaaaatgatgagAGACAAGAAGATTCAAAGGCCAGTGGGATGTAGTGCAATCGAAATCGATTTTACGCTCCACAAATTTGGTGCAGGAGATGTATCTCATCCTCTCATGGAGCAAATCTTTGATACATTACATGAGTTGGAGATGTTGGTGGATGAACAAATTTATGCTGATCAATTCATATTGAATGAGTAATAGGGAATCCAATTACTCAATGAGATTGTCTAGAAACCAGATTTTTTTCCCTTCCAATCTCATATTTgtatcaaaaattttgatagcTTTCAAATTGAAGCTAAAAAGTTCCAACactagttttttgttttttagcacaattcattattaattttccCCGTAGGGAATTTTCCTTAATCTGAGCTCGAGAAATTAAAAGATATTCATCCTAAAATCTTTTTAATCGACATCACATATAAGAGCGATATGTACAAGTGACCATCGTGTGAGACAGTTGGTAGTATCTACAAATCACAACTTTTTTATGGCGTTTTGTTTGAACAAATTTCAGCATGAGGAATATGTTCAGTTttaaatgtaatattatatttaattgaacTAACAAAATTTATTAGGAGAGTTAGAGACTAATGTAGAATCCTTGAATAAAATCATCAACATTCTTATGAATATCACTTACAAGACTATGCAAATGTGATCATTGTGTGGGATGATTGGTGGGACCTAAAGAACAAAGCAAAAAAGAGCATTGCTCGGCTAGAAAAATTTATAGGTAAGCAAAATAATGGAAGtacaattaatgaaaaataattgaAGTAATCATGATACTTATCAATGTAATATGTTACAAGCACAGACGTATGCTTCTTGACTGTGAGAAATTACTGTAGTTTGAAGTTTCTGCACAAGTGTATGAGCATTAGATAATTTGTAAATACTTGAGACAAAGATTACAGATATTCATTCAATTTAAACAAAGAGTACACAGCAGCCTATATATAGGCAAGGACCCTAAAGATAATCCTAGAAACCTAAGAGTTAGTTAGTTATATAACTAACTAAAACAATAAGTTTGTTACAAAGAAACTATCTAGAAACAAACTTGAAACAACATGACTTTTTTacgtaaaaatttaatattgtttttctaaaaaattattttattgaatacatcattttttttttggcaaaagaTTTTTCATTATTAGAAAAGGCTATACAACCTAAGAAAAGGAAACCTTCTCAAACTAAATTGCATCAGTATGGACAAACCATCTTCTATGAAGGGTTTCCTCGCCCCCTTTTCATGTGCATTGAAGTACAGAAGGACCATGCTACCAAAAAAGCCACATACTGTGAAAGAAGCCATACAAACAAAAAGCCTATACATCCACTAGTAGACAAAAATCTAGCCCAATGAACGAAAATAAGAAGCACTATAGGTATACTacttcaagaaaaacaaac harbors:
- the LOC130799328 gene encoding pentatricopeptide repeat-containing protein At4g25270, chloroplastic-like translates to MNIKHRSINLQQLQIKGMTKNYVSFVPSGYVGSLAFLWDMSKNKNETDGPTSPTRELEPPEPPPEPSRNRFGTAWNPKRSNQYPNGTRTRFFTFLEIFELDVLPILFGQKQVDTENDIKLDHWKFVKVNLYFTDKRSKHNQMNALFRRTNYVFYIKANYSPTRIFSSWLASDVHIRDHHDYIHLLKNCWTRNTLKEIHAQIIIGGYEQNIFVATRLIDKYINVSTSSSMEDAQKVFDILLERDNFLWNLLLQGYSKYGPLNSALRSFIQMRVSGFPLDEYTFPFMLKACGGANEIKMGMAIHGQTIKSGYASDLFVGNALVAFYGKCQQVSSSRKVFDEMPQKDIVSWNSMISVYVTNDLPCEALKLFHLILNVETVSPDRATLVSILPACAQLSAVKEGLCIHSCIVKSCMKLDAVLGSGLISLYANIGRLKTAKLIFDRVPDKNIVIWNTMIKAYGTHGHADEALKLFYQLVDAGLSPDDMIFLCLLSACSHAGMISEGLSLFKKMEKYGVKRNHLHYACVVDLYSRAGLIDKALEIVRTMPVQAEKDAYGALLGACRIHNNIEIAEIAVKKLFELDPENAGRYLILIKMYEDAGRVEDAARLRKMMRDKKIQRPVGCSAIEIDFTLHKFGAGDVSHPLMEQIFDTLHELEMLVDEQIYADQFILNE